The Archangium primigenium genomic interval AGGCGTTGGACGGGCCGATGTACGGCTGGCCGAGGCGGCTGAAGAGCACCCGCAGCATCGCGTTGGCGTCGGTGGCCGTGCCGACCGTCGAGCGGGAATTGGCGCCCATGCGCTCCTGGTCGACGATGATGGCGGTCGTCAGTCCGTCCAGCACGTCGACCTCGGGCCGGCCCAGCGTCGGCATGAAGTTCTGCACGAACGTGCTGTAGGTCTCGTTGATCAGCCGCTGGGACTCGGCCGCGATGGTGCTGAACACCAGCGACGACTTGCCCGAGCCCGAGACGCCGGTGAACACCGTCAGCCGCCGCTTGGGGATGTCGAGGCTGACGTCCTTCAGGTTGTTCTCCCGAGCGCCTTGGACGCGAATCAGGTCGTGGCGGTCGGCGGGGTGTCGGGTGGAAGAGGTCATGGGTGCACGCATAAGTTTGGGCTTATGGGATGTCAAGCACGCGGATCGCCCCGTCAGGCGGTGACCGCGTGGCTAGGATGCGCGCATGCGCATGACGCGGGAGGGCAGGACCCGGATTCTCATGGCAGCGGGCGTCCTGGGAGGAGGGCTCTACCTGTTGGGCATCGCGCTGGCGAACGCTCCGCTGCGCCTGGGCGTCAAGGGCATTCCCATCGTCTGCCTGATGCTGTGGCTGGGGCCCGCGTCCACGCGCTATGCGCGGCGGGTCCTCGGGGGGCTCGTGCTCTCGTTGGCCGGAGACCTGTTGCTGGAGTTTCCCCGCCTGTTCCTGCCGGGCCTGGGAGCGTTCCTGCTCGCCCATGTCTCCTATGTGGCCGCCTTCCTCTCGGTGACACGCGCGCCGGCCCTCGCGCGGGGCCTGCCTTTCGCGCTGTTCGCCATGGGGGCGACGGCGTTCCTCTGGCCTCGGCTCGGAGACCTGGCACCGCCGGTGGCGGCCTATGTCGTCGTCATCTGCACGATGATGTGGCGCGCGGCGGCCCTGTGGGGCGGGGCGGGACTGACGCCGCGCGCGCAAGGGTTGGCGCTGGCCGGCGCCCTGGCGTTCGCCACGAGCGATGGCGGGCTCGCCATCCAACTCTTCGTCCACCCCACGGCCTGGGCGGGCTACCCCATCATGCTGCTGTACTGGGCCGGTCAGCTCGGCATCGCCTTGTCGGCGGAGGCGCCTGCCTCCATGTCAGACTCTCCGTGAAAATGTCTCATCGTCCCTACCGGACCGGAAGGTCCCAGGATGGAAGACATGCCTGCGCGCCGCCACGATGCCCGCGTTCTTGGACTGTTGTGGATGTTGCTGATGGGCTGTGGTGAAGCCCTCGGACCCTCCGCCGAGCCTTTGGAATCCGGAGCCCACCAGGCCGGTGTCGTCACGCTTCCGGGAGCGGAGCTGTTGGACGGAGTCCCCGTCACCGTCAGCGGCGATGCGTCTTCGCTGACCTACTTCCAGGTCAGGGTTCCA includes:
- a CDS encoding lysoplasmalogenase, which encodes MAAGVLGGGLYLLGIALANAPLRLGVKGIPIVCLMLWLGPASTRYARRVLGGLVLSLAGDLLLEFPRLFLPGLGAFLLAHVSYVAAFLSVTRAPALARGLPFALFAMGATAFLWPRLGDLAPPVAAYVVVICTMMWRAAALWGGAGLTPRAQGLALAGALAFATSDGGLAIQLFVHPTAWAGYPIMLLYWAGQLGIALSAEAPASMSDSP